A stretch of Larus michahellis chromosome Z, bLarMic1.1, whole genome shotgun sequence DNA encodes these proteins:
- the TOMM5 gene encoding mitochondrial import receptor subunit TOM5 homolog yields MFRIEGLGPKMDPEELKRKMRRDVLTSVRNFLIYVALLRITPFILKKLDSI; encoded by the exons ATGTTCCGCATCGAGGGGCTAGGGCCCAAGATGGACCCGGAGGAGCTGAAGCGGAAGATGCGCCGCGACGTCCTCACCTCTGTCCGCAACTTCCTCATCTACGTCGCGCTGCTGCGGATCA ctccTTTCATCCTGAAGAAGTTGGACAGTATATGA